AGGCTGACCTTGTCGCCTATCGCGCCAGTAAGCGCGCCAAGCGCGTAGGAGCTTGTGAAGAAGAGCGGATTGAGCCGACTTGGGTGCGTACCCAGCGAATCTAACCGCTCTTCGCACCAATCTAGGTGGTCCTTTTCCTCCTGCGCCGCAGCTAGGAGTGCGTCCCGCGTCTCATCCGACTTCGCAACCAAGGCTTGTCCGCGATAAAGCGCTTGTGCACAGACTTCGCCTGTGTGGTTGATTCGCATGAGGCCGCCAGCGTGTTGACGCTCGGCATCGGTCAAATCAGCTTCGCTATGATCCGTTGCAGGCGAGGGGCGCTCGCCAGATAGCGACTCGGTCCCCTTGCTTACTTCACGAAGCGCAGTATCCAAGGTCGCAATTAATCTATCGAGGCCGGTAAGTTGTCGTTGCATAATCTGTATCTAGCGTTCTTGAGGTGTAAGGTTAACGCGCTAACGCACGCCAACCAATATCGCTCCGGTACTTCATGCCTTCCCAGCTAATCGGACCAATAGCTTGGTAAGCGGCTGACGCTGCGTCGGCTAATGACGCACCTTTTGCTGTGACGCACAGCACTCGGCCGCCCGAGGTGACCGTCGTATCCTGATTTATTGAGGTGCCAGCGTGAAATACTTTTACGCCTTGTGGCTCTTCACCAAGGCCCTCTATAACGAGGCCCGTCGGACTTGAGGCAGGGTAATGCTCTGAGGCAAGTACGACGCCGATTGTAGCGTCGCTACTCCACGTGATGGTCTCTTCGAGTAAACGACTCTCACAGGCAGCGAGACAGTGCGATGCCAGATCCGACTCAAGGCGCATCATAATAGGCTGTGTCTCAGGATCACCGAAGCGACAATTGAACTCGATCACTTTCGGTGCACCTGTCTTATCGATCATGAGTCCGGCATACAGGAAGCCGCGATATCGATTGCCGTCCGTCATCATGCCTTTGACGGTTGGGTTGATGATTTCGGCCATCACGCGCTCATAGACAGAGTCAGTCACCACCGGCGCAGGAGAGTAGGCGCCCATGCCGCCTGTATTCGGGCCTGTATCGCCTTCACCAACGCGCTTGTGGTCTTGGGACGTTGCCATGGGGATAACGTCGGTGCCATCCACCATCACAATGAAGCTCGCTTCTTCTCCCTCTAAAAACTCCTCGATGACCACCCTTGCGCCCGCATCACCAAAAACATTACCGGAGAGCATATCTCGAACTGCGGCCTCGGCTTCATCGGTCGACATGGCAACGATGACGCCTTTACCCGCAGCGAGCCCGTCAGCTTTCACAACGATGGGCGCCCCTTGTGCCTGAATGTAGGCACACGCCGCGTCAGGGTCGGTAAACGTCTCATAAGTCCCGGTTGGAATGGCATGTCTGGCGAGAAATTCTTTGGTGAATGCTTTGGATCCCTCAAGCTGTGCTGCGGCCGCGCGAGGGCCAAAACAGTGGAGTCCCTCGCTTTCAAAAAAATCAACAATCCCGTTCACCAGCGGAGCCTCAGGTCCCACCACGGTTAGCTCACAGTCATTGCCCTTTGCAAACTCCACAAGCGCGGCATAGTCGCTTGTATCGACCGTAATGTTTTCGAGCTTAGGCTCGACGGCAGTGCCAGCGTTTCCTGGAGCCACAAAAACGGTTTCTACGTCTGTCGACTGTGCCAACTTCCAGGCTAGCGCATGCTCGCGACCGCCGCCGCCAATCATCAATACATTCATAATTAGTGTCTAAAGTGCCTTACGCCTGTGAATACCATAGCAATTCCGGCAGCGTTTGCAGCTGCAATGACTTCGTCATCGCGAATAGAGCCACCAGGTTGAATGACGGCTTTGATGCCGCGCTCTGCCGCGTTATCAATGCCGTCGCGAAAGGGGAAGAAGGCATCTGAGGCCATTACCGCACCGGCCACATCGAGCCCCGCGTGTTCAGCCTTGATAGCGGCAATCCGCGCTGAGTTAACCCGTGACATCTGCCCAGCACCCACACCTATCGTTCGCTCGTTGGAGGCGTAAATGATGGCATTCGACTTCACAAATTTGGCAACGCGCCAGGCAAAGAGAAGGTCGCGCATTTCCTGCTCACTGGGCGATCGCTCCGAGACAACCGTTAGGTCGTCCCCGTTAATAACGTGGTCATCACGGTCTTGAATAAGTAAGCCACCGTTGACTTTCTTGAGGTCCCAAGTGGGTGTGCGTTCGCCCCAGTAGCCTGTAGACATGACTCGCACATTGGGTTTCTTACTCGCTGCGTCGAGCGCCTCATCGTCAATCTCAGGTGCGGTAATCACCTCGACAAACTGGGAGTCAATGATGGTGGAGAGGGTCTCGCGATCAAGGGCTCGGTTGAATGCGATGATGCCGCCAAAAGCCGATTCGGTATCCGTCTCAAACGCGAGCTTATACGCGTCTAGCAGTGTTTCTGCGACAGCTACTCCGCAAGGGTTTGCGTGTTTGACAATTACGCAGGCGGGCTGATCGAAAGACTTTACGCACTCGATCGCGGCATCTGCGTCGGCGACGTTGTTATAACTTAAGGGCTTTCCTTGATGGAGTGTTGCGGTGCCAACACCCACCTCGCTTGCATTCCGGTCAGTATAGAACGCGGCACTTTGATGAGGGTTCTCGCCGTATCGCATGACTGAACTTCGGGAAAATTGAAAGTTGGCTGTTCGCGGAAAGTCGCTGAGTGCGTCACCATCAAGGCGTTTACCAAGGTAATTCGCAATTGCCCCGTCGTAGCCGGCGGTATGCTCAAATGCCTTGACTGCAAGATCAAAGCGAAGGGCGTCGGACGTGCCACCGCTGGCGGAAAGTTCGGTTAAAACCCTGTCGAAATCGAGGTTGTCGACGACAATAGTGACGTCACGATGATTCTTTGCCGCCGCTCTCACCATGGTCGGTCCGCCAATATCGATATTCTCGATGGCATCTGCCAGTGTGCAGTCGGGGTTGGCTATCGTTGCCTCAAAGGGGTAGAGGTTGACGACAACAAGGTCTATCCCTCCGATGTCATTCCTTACCATGACGTCATCGTCTGTTCCTCGGCGCCCTAAGATACCCCCGTGGATTTTCGGGTGCAGCGTCTTCACGCGGCCGTCCATCATCTCTGGGAAGCCTGTGTGATCTGAGACCTCTGTCACCGGCACGCCCTCCGTCATGAGGAGTCGGCAGGTTCCCCCCGTTGACAGTATTTGAACGCCTTGAGCGGCAAGTGTCTGAGCAAACTCAACGACGCCGGTTTTATCGGAGACGCTGATTAATGCACGTTTTATGGGGGCGACTCTCGCCTCAGTCATAGCAGTTTCCTTGCATAATAGTGTGTCTGCTCAATATCTGTGCTGTGCTGTGCTAGAGCAGGTTATGTTGACGTAGTTTTTTACGTAGCGTGCCGCGATTTAGTCCGAGCAGTTCAGCGGCGCGACTTTGGTTGTTGCTGCAATACTCCAAGACTACGCGAAGCAATGGCTCCTCGACTTCTGAGAGCACAAGATTATAAAAATCACTCGTGTCTTCTCCATCGAGCGTTTCCATGAACTCGCGAACGGCGCCTTCAACGGCGCGTTTAAGCCCACCCTCTTGGCGATCTTGCTGCTCGGCTGCGTTGCTATGTGTCATGCAGCTATGTGCTCCTCCCTGCGTACCCGACGTCTCACCCCGTTTATAAGGTCGTCTTCCATAAGGTGAAGGATAGCGTCCGTTTCCTGCTTGAGAAACTGCTGCTGCGCGTCCTGGGATAAAAGTGCGTTGAACGCGCGTTTATGGGGTAGGTAAATTTCGCCCAGTTCAGCTTCGAAAAACCAGCCAATATGCTTTCGCGCGATTTTATATCCCATTACCGGGCCATGGAATTCATAGAGTAGCTCGCAGTGCTCCTTCGCCAGCGCTAAACGCGCCGCAGCACAGGGGGGCGTGTCCAGACCCTTTCGCAGTCCATTGGCAATGTATCCAGGAAGCCAGAGCTGACCTTGGGCGGCGCGGCCAATCATGACGCCTGCAGCGCCCGAGTAATTCAGCACGCGCTCGGCTTTTTCCACAGAGGTGATATCGCCGTTGGCTATCACAGGGATGTCGACGGCTCGGACAATATCCCGCAACGTCTCATACTCTGCCTCCCCCTTAAATTTATCAGCGCGCGTTCTGCCATGGACCGTCAGCATTGAGATGCCGCACGATTGCGCAATTTCGGCAACGTCAACGCCGTTGCGGTGGTCGCGATCTATGCCGGTTCTTATTTTCAAGGTGACGGGAACGGATACCGCTTGCACTGTGCTTTCTAGAATGTCTGAAACGAGCTGAACGTCGGCTAGCAGAGCTGATCCTGCGGCTTTCTTGCAGACCTTTTTCGCGGGACAACCCATGTTGATATCGATCACCTGGGCGCCGCGCTCGACATTAAACTGCGCCGCTTTGGCAATGGTTGTCGGGTCATTTCCGACCAACTGTACCGATCTAAGTCCCGCGTCAGCGCTATGGACTGCTCTTGATTGTGATTTGCGCGAGTGAGCGAGTGAGAGGTCCGACGACATCATCTCGCCGATGGCGATATCGGCGCCGTGTTTCACCGCTAGCTGACGCATAGGCAAGTCAGTGACGCCCGCCATGGGAGCGAGCATCACCGGTAGATCACTAGCAAAGGTGCCAAGGTGCATGTGAGACGTCGAGATCGAAGAGAGCGACTAGTGTAATCAAGGGTGTGGCAAGCGTGAAGTCTCGTCACTGGGTAGTATTAACTCTATCGTTTGATTGGCGGGCGACAACCGATAATTCAAAATTAACGAAAAGTCGATAACTTCGGTAAAAACGCACAGATTGGTCGCGTAGTGCCGAAAACAGTGGACACTGTTCTCACGCTATTGGAGACTTCCAGCTAATTTCAGAAATTAGCGTGGTCACTATGGCCGATATACTGGTGCTGCACGGTCCCAATCTTAACCTTTTGGGTACCCGGGAGCCTGACGTCTACGGTAGCGAGGACCTCTCGTCGATCAATAGTCGTCTAGAGAAGGCGGCGGTAGATGCGGGTCAAACACTTAGCACCTTTCAGAGCAACGTAGAAGGTGAGCTGATTGATGCGGTTCACAGAGCGAGACTCGAAAAGACGCAGGCGATCATTATTAATCCCGCAGGCTTGACGCATACCAGCGTTTCATTGCGCGATGCACTAGCGGGTGTTGCCATCCCTTTCGTGGAAGTGCACCTCTCCAATGTGTATGCAAGAGAGCCCTTCAGACACCACAGTTTTTTCTCCGATCTGGCGATCGGCGTTATTTCGGGTCTGGGAAGTGCAGGTTATGACCACGCATTACAATTTTTATTGAACCGAAATCACTGAAACGAGTAATAACAAAAGACGGTAAAGGTGACCCTTATGGATATTCGAAAAGTAAAAAAACTCATTGAGCTGCTAGAGGCTTCAAGCGTAGACGAAATTGAGATCAAGGAAGGGGAAGAATCCGTCCGCATCAGCCGCAATACGGGTGCGCCGATTGCCATGGCAGCTGCGCCTGTTCCTGCTGCGCCAGCCATGCCCGCGCCGGTTGCACCGGTGGCGGCTCCAGCGCCCGCAGCTGCACCCGCTGCTCCAGCGGTCAACACAGACAATGCAGTAAAGTCTCCCATGGTTGGCACGTTCTATCGTTCGCCAAGCCCCGAGGCGCCATCGTTCGTAGAAGTGGGACAGAGTGTCCGAGCGGGTGATGTTCTTTGCATTGTCGAAGCGATGAAGATGATGAACCAGATCGAAGCAGATCGTGCGGGAACCGTCACTGCCATCCACGCCGAAAACGGTGAGCCGGTTGAATTTGACCAGCCACTCATCACGATTGCATAAACGCCACCGGGCGAGGAAACATACCTATGTTGGAAAAGGTACTCATTGCCAACCGCGGTGAGATAGCGTTGCGCATTCTGCGAGCTTGCAGAGAATTAGACATCCCAACGGTAGCTGTTCATTCAACTGCCGATAGCACGCTGAAGCATGTGCGCCTCGCGGATGAATCGGTTTGTATTGGTCCTGCGCCGTCAACGCAGAGCTACTTACAGGCGCCCGCTATTCTTAGCGCGGCGGAAATAACCGGCGCCGATGGTATTCATCCCGGTTACGGATTTTTGTCGGAGAACGCGGATTTCGCTGAGCAGGTCGAACGAAGCGGCTTTAAGTTTATTGGTCCGCGCTCTGAAACCATCCGCTTGATGGGGGACAAGGTATCCGCCAAACACCAAATGCGGAAGTCCGGTGTACCAACAGTACCCGGTTCAGAAGGCGCACTGCCTGACGATCCCGAAGAGGTGCTTCGCATCGCGCGCGATATCGGTTACCCCGTGATCGTAAAAGCGGCGGCTGGCGGTGGTGGTCGCGGTATGCGTGTCGTCCACAACGAGGAAGTTTTGTTGTCCTCGATCGAAGTCACGCAATCTGAGGCGGCAGCAGCGTTTGGCTCCCCCGTGGTTTACATGGAGAAATTTCTCCAAAGACCCCGTCACGTTGAGATCCAAATACTGGCCGACGGACAAGGCAACGCCGTGCACTTGGGTGATCGCGATTGCTCGCTTCAGCGTCGCCATCAGAAAATTATCGAAGAGGCACCAGCGCCGGGCATCCCAGACGACGTCAGAGAGGAAGTGGGTGCTGCCTGCGTTCAGGCTTGCATCGACATGGGATACACGGGTGCGGGAACATTTGAGTTTCTCTATGAAGACGGGCGATTCTTTTTCATTGAGATGAATACCCGCGTGCAGGTTGAGCACCCTGTTACCGAAATGATCACGGGCGTTGATATCGTCAAAGAGCAGTTGCTCATTGCCGGAGGGCAGAAGCTTTCGATTAAGCAAAGTGACATCTCGTTTAACGGCCACGCTATCGAGTGCCGCATTAACGCGGAGGATCCACGAACCTTCATGCCATCTCCTGGGTTGATAAAGACCTTCCACGCACCGGGTGGGCATGGCGTACGTGTGGACTCGCACATCTACAGCGGATACCAAGTACCCCCTCACTACGACAGCCTCATTGGAAAATTAATTACCCACGGCGATGATCGCGAGATCGCGCTGAAAAAGATGCGTCAGGCACTCGATGAATTCGTTGTTGAAGGCATTCGCACTAACTCAGCACTGCACCGTGAACTCGTAGTCGATCCGTCCTTTGTTGCGGGTGGAGTCAGTATTCACTATCTCGAGAGTAAGCTGGAACACGAGCATTGAGTTCGGAAGAGTGGCAGGAGTGGGTTCTTGAAACGCACTCCCACCATGTCGAATTGCTCGAAGATTGGTTCTTTGCTCAGGGCGCGCTTGCGGTTTCTCTCGAGGATAATGCAGACGAGCCCTTACTCGAGCCCGGGCCCGGCGAAACCCCTGTTTGGCAAAACGTTAAGGTCACGGCCTTGTTTACCGGGGATGTCGATCTTGAACCTATTCGAGCCGAGATTCCTGACGCGCTTTTGGCAAAAAACTCCCGTAGCGATATCACCACACTGCGTGACCGCGCTTGGGAGCGTGTTTGGATGGACGATTTTTCGCCCATTCAAATGGGTCCTCGATTGTGGATTTGCCCTAGCTGGTCAGAGCCTCCAGACGCGTCTGCTATTAATGTTTATCTGGATCCGGGGCTGGCGTTTGGTACGGGTACGCATGCGACCACAGCCATGTGTTTGGCGGCGCTTGACGATGCAGTCAGAGGTGGCGAGCGCGTCGTTGACTACGGTTGCGGCTCAGGCATTTTAGCCATTGCTGCGCTGAGATTGGGCGCGTCCTCTGCGCTCGGTGTTGATAATGATCCGCAGGCGTTAACGGCGAGTCGAGACAACGCTGAGCGCAATCAGATTGAGGCGAGTTCGCTCGAGATTCTTTTCCCTGAAAGCCCCGGCATCGATGCGTGGGTGGGGGGCTCGGATTTAGTCGTTGCCAATATTCTCGCTGGGCCCCTATTAACGCTTGCGGACGAACTCATTGCACTAATGACACCAGGGGCGAAGCTGCTACTCACTGGGATTCTAACCGAGCAAGCGCCAGAGCTGATTGAGCGCTATGCGACGGTGAATCTACAAGTCAGTGACACCCGAGATGGCTGGGTGTTGATGAGTGGACAGCGAGCACGTTAGCCCTGAGCGAGTAATTCTCGTAGGTCGATAAGCGCCGCGTTGGCTCGAGAGAGATAGCTCGCTAGAACCAAGGAGTGATTGGCCCAGATACCGAAGCCTGAGCCGTTCAAAATCACAGGACTCCACACAGTTTGTTGCGTGGCTTCAAGCTCGCGAATAATTTGCCGCAAACTGACCGCCGCATTTTTCTTCTCAAGCACATCTGCAAAGTCGACTTCGGCTGCCTTAAGAAAATGAATGAGTGCAAAAGCGGCGCCACGCGACTCGTAATAGACGTCGTCAATTTCGTCCCACGGTGTTTTAACAAGGATTTCGGAGGTCGAAGAAGTTGATTGTCGCGCAGCGGCATCACCTGCAAGATCAGTGTTGATCCTTTTTTGCCCAACACTTGCTGATAGTCGCTGAGAGAGGCTGCCAAGGCGTGTCTCAACGATGCCCAGCCAGTAGCTTAAATTGTCGGCGCGCGCATAAAACTGCGCACTGTCCTCGCCATTCGAAGGCAGTCGCTCTAGGTAGGCTTTCAAATAGCGGCGCGCGTCTCGGTATTCAGACTCGGTTGCAGGAAGGGCCCAGCTCGAATTCTGGAAGTTAATGCGGGGTTCCGCGAGCGTTAAATCCACGTCCTCTTGGGACTGTGACTGAGAGCGGCTTAATACTTCGCGGAGCGCTCTCGCAAGATCACGAGACTGAATGAGCGCACCGTACTCCCAGTTGGGCATGTTATCGAGGAGGCTTCCGGGTGGCGCTATGTCATTACTGATATAGCCCCCCTTTTTCTCCAATAGCAAACGCGTCACCTCCAAAAGCGCGGCAGTCGTCGCGGCGCCCGTCACTGATTGGTCTGCACTGCTCAAGTACGTAGCACGATTCTGTATGACATCAAACGGCTTAGGCGGAATGCTCCAATAGATGCAAAGACCTAAGATGAGCAGGCTATACGAGGCAAGCATCGCGATGGCAGCACGTCGACCACCTCGGCTTTGTATCAGGCCTAATGACTCGCTCGAGGGAAGCGCGCCGGTGAGCCTTGCTTTGAGCGCAGACAACCGTTCTTTAAATGTCATGTATTCACTTGCCTCATCGGCCGCCTTCTCTGACTTACAGCGCTGGACTTAATGACTGTGCGCCGACATTTTATACTTTGTTACCGAAAAATCATGACAAACGTCGTTATTGTTCTCCAGCTTGAAGCAGATGTCGATGGATTGTCCCTCTTTGAGAGGTGAGTCAAGCTTCATCAACATGATGTGCATGCCACCGGGCGCAAGCTCAGCTTCCTCTCCGGGCGCAAGGGATAAGCTTTTAACCGGTCGCATTGTCGAGCGATCACGCTCGATGAGTGTCTCATGCAGCGAGCTATGTGCCGCAACATCGCTACTGACCCCGTTTATAACAATCGTTTTATCGCCCGTATTTGTTAACGTCCCGTACGCGGCCGTCATCAGTCTTCCAGGTGGTGTTTCACGAGCCCAGCCATGCGCGATGTTCAGATCAGCTGCGAGTACCGTGGCATTGCCCAGTAAGGTTAGCGTTAGAAAGAACAACGTTCGGAGCATGAGAACCTCTTGCTTGTCTGTATTGCTTACTTGGGGTGATTACTGCGCTTTTTCAATGGCCGACAGAACGATATCCCGCGTTAAAAGTTGCGGAAGGATCACCGGGTCACTGCCGGTACCCCGTGGATACATTACATACAGCGGAATGCCGCTGCGGCCATGAGATTTTACGAACTCGCCGATGTCGGCGTCGTAGTCAGTCCAGTCCGCGATCATGTACGGTAGATCTGCCGCTAGAAAGGCCGCCTCTATCTCGGGTGTAAAGAGGACGGCGGCCTCATTAGCCAGACAGGTAATGCACCAGTCTGCTGTGACATCGACAAAAACGGGTTTTCCCGCTTCGCGATAGGAAGCAAGCGTTGCCGCGGAGTAGGCAACCTGTCCCTCCGATAATTTTCGCGCACCGGTTCCACCGTCTCTGCTGCCGCTCTGGGGTATGGCGAGCAAGACCGCCGCGATTACAAGCAGCGCTGTGACGGCCTTTCGCACCGGGGTCTCACCGTAGAGATAAGCTGCCATGGCAAGGAGCACGAGACCTGAGAGGGCCATAGCCATGGTATTGACGCCGCTTTGATTGCCAGCAACCCACAAGAGCCAAACCGATGTGAGATACAGGGGGAAAGCCAATACATTCTTTGCTGTATCCATCCACGGTCCAGGTTTGGGCAGAACTTTTACCGCCGCATCGCTGTAACTCAGAATCACCATGGGAAGCGCCATGCCCAGACCGAGCGACGCGAACACGAGCAGCGTGATGTAAATGGGCTGTGTTAAGGCGTAGCCAAGCGCACTTCCCATAAACGGCGCGGTGCAGGGACTTGCTACAACCACGGCTAAAATGCCGGTGAAAAAGCTCCCCGCGTCGCCGTCCTTTTCGGTCAAAGACTGCCCCACGTTCATCATGGAGGTGCCAAAGTGTAAGAGGCCATTGAGACTCAAGCCCATGAGTGTAAATAAGTAAGCAAGTCCAATGACAAAGCCCGTATTTTGAAGCTGAAACCCCCAGCCAATAAGCTTTCCAGTCTGCTGGATGGCAATAAGCACCGCGGCCATACCAACAAAACTGACAATCACCCCCGCTGAATAGACCAAGCTCGAGCGGCGATGGCTTTGTGC
The Candidatus Paraluminiphilus aquimaris genome window above contains:
- a CDS encoding copper chaperone PCu(A)C, with product MLRTLFFLTLTLLGNATVLAADLNIAHGWARETPPGRLMTAAYGTLTNTGDKTIVINGVSSDVAAHSSLHETLIERDRSTMRPVKSLSLAPGEEAELAPGGMHIMLMKLDSPLKEGQSIDICFKLENNNDVCHDFSVTKYKMSAHSH
- a CDS encoding protein-disulfide reductase DsbD family protein; this encodes MHLGRTRTLLASLCLIALAIGTFSAQAQSPLSAYTQQQTEFLPVDEAYELSVIGTTERGALLQWLIAPDYYLYRHAFAAKARTSSQDIEVALSIPDGLAKTDEFFGDVEVYYGALDASVELAESAELIELSITYQGCADAGLCYPPETKTFLWHTASGEVQKGKLSPTVLDTNAPQDSGDGEDFGLIAALVFALLGGVILNIMPCVFPILSLKALSFTRGDAQSHRRSSLVYSAGVIVSFVGMAAVLIAIQQTGKLIGWGFQLQNTGFVIGLAYLFTLMGLSLNGLLHFGTSMMNVGQSLTEKDGDAGSFFTGILAVVVASPCTAPFMGSALGYALTQPIYITLLVFASLGLGMALPMVILSYSDAAVKVLPKPGPWMDTAKNVLAFPLYLTSVWLLWVAGNQSGVNTMAMALSGLVLLAMAAYLYGETPVRKAVTALLVIAAVLLAIPQSGSRDGGTGARKLSEGQVAYSAATLASYREAGKPVFVDVTADWCITCLANEAAVLFTPEIEAAFLAADLPYMIADWTDYDADIGEFVKSHGRSGIPLYVMYPRGTGSDPVILPQLLTRDIVLSAIEKAQ
- the coq7 gene encoding 2-polyprenyl-3-methyl-6-methoxy-1,4-benzoquinone monooxygenase — encoded protein: MQRQLTGLDRLIATLDTALREVSKGTESLSGERPSPATDHSEADLTDAERQHAGGLMRINHTGEVCAQALYRGQALVAKSDETRDALLAAAQEEKDHLDWCEERLDSLGTHPSRLNPLFFTSSYALGALTGAIGDKVSLGFVHATEEGVAAHLKEHLQKLPEDDRKSQLVLQAMLEEEERHGAHALEQGGQEFSAPLKKAMRGVSQLMTKTTYWL
- the purH gene encoding bifunctional phosphoribosylaminoimidazolecarboxamide formyltransferase/IMP cyclohydrolase gives rise to the protein MTEARVAPIKRALISVSDKTGVVEFAQTLAAQGVQILSTGGTCRLLMTEGVPVTEVSDHTGFPEMMDGRVKTLHPKIHGGILGRRGTDDDVMVRNDIGGIDLVVVNLYPFEATIANPDCTLADAIENIDIGGPTMVRAAAKNHRDVTIVVDNLDFDRVLTELSASGGTSDALRFDLAVKAFEHTAGYDGAIANYLGKRLDGDALSDFPRTANFQFSRSSVMRYGENPHQSAAFYTDRNASEVGVGTATLHQGKPLSYNNVADADAAIECVKSFDQPACVIVKHANPCGVAVAETLLDAYKLAFETDTESAFGGIIAFNRALDRETLSTIIDSQFVEVITAPEIDDEALDAASKKPNVRVMSTGYWGERTPTWDLKKVNGGLLIQDRDDHVINGDDLTVVSERSPSEQEMRDLLFAWRVAKFVKSNAIIYASNERTIGVGAGQMSRVNSARIAAIKAEHAGLDVAGAVMASDAFFPFRDGIDNAAERGIKAVIQPGGSIRDDEVIAAANAAGIAMVFTGVRHFRH
- the accC gene encoding acetyl-CoA carboxylase biotin carboxylase subunit — encoded protein: MLEKVLIANRGEIALRILRACRELDIPTVAVHSTADSTLKHVRLADESVCIGPAPSTQSYLQAPAILSAAEITGADGIHPGYGFLSENADFAEQVERSGFKFIGPRSETIRLMGDKVSAKHQMRKSGVPTVPGSEGALPDDPEEVLRIARDIGYPVIVKAAAGGGGRGMRVVHNEEVLLSSIEVTQSEAAAAFGSPVVYMEKFLQRPRHVEIQILADGQGNAVHLGDRDCSLQRRHQKIIEEAPAPGIPDDVREEVGAACVQACIDMGYTGAGTFEFLYEDGRFFFIEMNTRVQVEHPVTEMITGVDIVKEQLLIAGGQKLSIKQSDISFNGHAIECRINAEDPRTFMPSPGLIKTFHAPGGHGVRVDSHIYSGYQVPPHYDSLIGKLITHGDDREIALKKMRQALDEFVVEGIRTNSALHRELVVDPSFVAGGVSIHYLESKLEHEH
- the prmA gene encoding 50S ribosomal protein L11 methyltransferase — encoded protein: MSSEEWQEWVLETHSHHVELLEDWFFAQGALAVSLEDNADEPLLEPGPGETPVWQNVKVTALFTGDVDLEPIRAEIPDALLAKNSRSDITTLRDRAWERVWMDDFSPIQMGPRLWICPSWSEPPDASAINVYLDPGLAFGTGTHATTAMCLAALDDAVRGGERVVDYGCGSGILAIAALRLGASSALGVDNDPQALTASRDNAERNQIEASSLEILFPESPGIDAWVGGSDLVVANILAGPLLTLADELIALMTPGAKLLLTGILTEQAPELIERYATVNLQVSDTRDGWVLMSGQRAR
- the purD gene encoding phosphoribosylamine--glycine ligase; the protein is MNVLMIGGGGREHALAWKLAQSTDVETVFVAPGNAGTAVEPKLENITVDTSDYAALVEFAKGNDCELTVVGPEAPLVNGIVDFFESEGLHCFGPRAAAAQLEGSKAFTKEFLARHAIPTGTYETFTDPDAACAYIQAQGAPIVVKADGLAAGKGVIVAMSTDEAEAAVRDMLSGNVFGDAGARVVIEEFLEGEEASFIVMVDGTDVIPMATSQDHKRVGEGDTGPNTGGMGAYSPAPVVTDSVYERVMAEIINPTVKGMMTDGNRYRGFLYAGLMIDKTGAPKVIEFNCRFGDPETQPIMMRLESDLASHCLAACESRLLEETITWSSDATIGVVLASEHYPASSPTGLVIEGLGEEPQGVKVFHAGTSINQDTTVTSGGRVLCVTAKGASLADAASAAYQAIGPISWEGMKYRSDIGWRALAR
- the fis gene encoding DNA-binding transcriptional regulator Fis — its product is MTHSNAAEQQDRQEGGLKRAVEGAVREFMETLDGEDTSDFYNLVLSEVEEPLLRVVLEYCSNNQSRAAELLGLNRGTLRKKLRQHNLL
- the accB gene encoding acetyl-CoA carboxylase biotin carboxyl carrier protein, whose translation is MDIRKVKKLIELLEASSVDEIEIKEGEESVRISRNTGAPIAMAAAPVPAAPAMPAPVAPVAAPAPAAAPAAPAVNTDNAVKSPMVGTFYRSPSPEAPSFVEVGQSVRAGDVLCIVEAMKMMNQIEADRAGTVTAIHAENGEPVEFDQPLITIA
- a CDS encoding DUF2333 family protein produces the protein MTFKERLSALKARLTGALPSSESLGLIQSRGGRRAAIAMLASYSLLILGLCIYWSIPPKPFDVIQNRATYLSSADQSVTGAATTAALLEVTRLLLEKKGGYISNDIAPPGSLLDNMPNWEYGALIQSRDLARALREVLSRSQSQSQEDVDLTLAEPRINFQNSSWALPATESEYRDARRYLKAYLERLPSNGEDSAQFYARADNLSYWLGIVETRLGSLSQRLSASVGQKRINTDLAGDAAARQSTSSTSEILVKTPWDEIDDVYYESRGAAFALIHFLKAAEVDFADVLEKKNAAVSLRQIIRELEATQQTVWSPVILNGSGFGIWANHSLVLASYLSRANAALIDLRELLAQG
- the aroQ gene encoding type II 3-dehydroquinate dehydratase — protein: MADILVLHGPNLNLLGTREPDVYGSEDLSSINSRLEKAAVDAGQTLSTFQSNVEGELIDAVHRARLEKTQAIIINPAGLTHTSVSLRDALAGVAIPFVEVHLSNVYAREPFRHHSFFSDLAIGVISGLGSAGYDHALQFLLNRNH
- the dusB gene encoding tRNA dihydrouridine synthase DusB, yielding MHLGTFASDLPVMLAPMAGVTDLPMRQLAVKHGADIAIGEMMSSDLSLAHSRKSQSRAVHSADAGLRSVQLVGNDPTTIAKAAQFNVERGAQVIDINMGCPAKKVCKKAAGSALLADVQLVSDILESTVQAVSVPVTLKIRTGIDRDHRNGVDVAEIAQSCGISMLTVHGRTRADKFKGEAEYETLRDIVRAVDIPVIANGDITSVEKAERVLNYSGAAGVMIGRAAQGQLWLPGYIANGLRKGLDTPPCAAARLALAKEHCELLYEFHGPVMGYKIARKHIGWFFEAELGEIYLPHKRAFNALLSQDAQQQFLKQETDAILHLMEDDLINGVRRRVRREEHIAA